The stretch of DNA GGCCACTATCGCCGGGGTCGCCAAATCACCCGACGAAGCAGTCGCCCTGATGAAGATGGGTGCACTGCTCGCGGCTCAGCAGGAAAAGCTCAGCGGGTACGCGGATGAGGTGAAGGCCGGAAGGATTGTGCGAGGAGAGGATCACTCGTGATAAATACGCTACGCACCCAACAACCTTTCACATCCCTTTCACACTCGAGCGCTTATCGTCACTCCAGCTCCTAAGTGAACACCTTTAAGCCCGCACTCCCCATCGCGGGCTTTTCTTTGCCTGGAATTTGGTAAAAGGGATATCAAAACCTTCATCCAGTTTCATTTGTTGATGGCCTGGGCTGTCGCCTTAATGCTCCCACACGAACTCGTGCACAGGAGCAAAATATAATGAAAAAACGTCAACCGTTACTTCAGCTCAATACCTTGGCCGTGGCGCTGGCATTTGCCTTGCCGGCCATGAGCTATGCCAGCGATCAGTCCGACTCCAAGGGCTTTGTCGCCGACAGCAGCTTGAATATCCTCAACCGCAACCTGTTCTGGAACCAGAACGGCAACGGCGCCCACACCCGTGACTGGAGCCAGGCGCTGATGGCGACCTACAGCTCGGGCTTCACTCAAGGCACCATTGGCATCGGCATTGATGCGTTTGCCGACCTGGCGTTGCGCATCGACGGGGACACCGACCGCGCCGGTGGCCCGAACATACCGTCCGACGCCAATGGCAATCCGGATCATGGCTTCGCGAAGGCTGGTGGTGACGTCAAGTTCCGTATTTCCAATACCACGCTCAAGGTCGGCGACCTGCAACCTACGTCGCCGGTGTTCGCCACCGCCGATAACTACCTGATGCCACAGACCGCAACAGGCTTCCAGATCGACAGCCATGAAATCACCGGCCTGAACCTGGAGGCCGGCCATTACACCTCCGGCACCGGTACCACCACCACCTCGCGCAGCGGCGACATTCTCGCCAGCTATGCGGGCGTGGAAGCGTCGTCGGCCAGCTTCGCGGGGGGCAAATACCAGTTCAGCAAGGAATTCACCGCGTCGCTGTACGGAGCACACCTGGAAGACGTGTGGAATCAGTACTACGTCAACCTGAACCTTGTTCATCCACTGACCGATGACCAATCCGTCGCGCTGGACTTCAACCTCTATCGCACACTGGACGACGGCAGCGCCAAGGCCGGGACCATCGACACCACCGCAGCCTCGCTGGCGGCTGCCTACACCCTGGGTGCACAGACCTTCACCCTGGCCGGGCAGAAAGTGCATGGTGACGAGCCGTTCGACTACGTCGGCTTTGGGGAGACCAATGCCGGCGTCGGTGCCGGGCGCTACGGCAACTCGATCAACCTGGCTGACTCGGTGCAATACTCCGACTTCAACGGCCCGGGCGAGCGGTCCTGGCAGATGCGCTATGACCTGGACATGGGAGCCTTTGGCGCCCCCGGCCTGAGCTTCATGGCCCGCCATATTCGCGGTGCCGGCATCGACGGTACGCATACCCCCGGCAATTCGGCCTACACCGGGTTCTATGGCGCCAACGACCAGGAACACGAAACCGACGCCGAAGTGAAATACGTCGTGCAGAGTGGCCCGGCCAAGAAGCTGTCCTTCCGCCTGAGGGAAGCCTGGCACGATGGTGATGCGTCCACCGGGGGGCATCTGGTGCAGACACGCCTGATTACCGAGTACCCGTTGAATATCTTCTAAACAGGCGGGAGTGCCCGGTTGATGGATCTACCGGGTACTCTGCGTAGCCAGGTATTGATCGGTAGGCGTTTTGATTCCACACACAAAAAAAGGCGCTACCAAGAGCGCCTTTTTTGTTACCGCTGACTTATTGCAAACTAACCTGACGCAGTTCGGGCTCTTTCCCGCTACCAATCGTGATGCGCTTGGGCTTGGCCTCTTCAGGAACCACGCGCAGCAAGTCGATGCTTAACAGCCCGTTGTTCATCGAAGCACCGCGCACCTCGATATGATCTGCCAGCCGGAACGACAGCCGAAATGCTCGTTGCGCGATGCCCTGGTGCAGATAAGTGACTGCTTTCTCGGTTTCGCGCTTGTCGCCAACGACTGTCAAAACGCCCTTCTCGACCTGTATATCCAGATCCGCTTCAGTAAGCCCAGCGACAGCAATGACAATGCGATATTCGTCATCACCGTGCTTTTCCACATTGTGAGGCGGATAAGTGTTCGGAGCCTCGCTGCGAAGCGCCGACTCAAACAGGTCATTGAAGCGATCGAAGCCCACGGATTGACGGAACAAAGGGGCCAACGAAAGGGTAGTAGCCATCTCAAAATCTCCTGATTAAATCCAAGTGATTAAGTGCGCGACCCGCATTCGGCGTCGCGTGATAAAAATTTATGTTCGCCGGGAAAATTTTCAAGAGGGCAGATAAAAATTTTTACATTTGAGTACCAGCCGGGAACGGCTTGCTCGGTTGGATAGACAGGCCGCCCTCAGGCTGCGATGCGTAGTCAGCCCACCTTTCTCTTGAGTGCTTGCCTGGGTCGGGTTCAGCAAGCGGTGGCTTCTTGGAACTCTCTGGCATGTTCGCCATTACTCGCGGCATGTCTTAAAATATCCGGTTGCCGAAGAACCGCCATGACATATCCATGAAGGGCTTCAATCCTTTACAAATAAGTGTGGTCAAGATGAACAAGCCTTTCATTTCGCTGTGCCCTGAAATTACGCGGGCGCACGCGCTGACGTTGGTGGATTGGTTAGAGGATGAACGCATCACCTGCTATCTGAGCGATTCGCGTCATGTCTCCCGCTCCATTGAGCAAGTCATTGATCGGACTCAGTTGCCGATCCTGACTCATCTATTCAACCAGGGCGGCAGATTCTTTATGGCCTATGACCGGCATGACGCTCCGGTGGGCTTTGTCCGTCTCATCAAGACCGGCTCAAATTGCGAGATTGTCCTGGTCATCGGAGACAGCGACAAATGGGGCCGGAACCTGGGCGCCAGCACGATCCGCGAAGGCATGAAACTGGCCTTCCTCGACATGCGGGCCGAGAAGCTCATCGCCAAGATTCACCCGGACAACTCGCGCTCGCTGAAAGCCTTTCTGCGCAGCGGCTTTATGCTGGAGAGCGAAACGCCGACATTGACGTCATTTTCCATGACGGCGGCGAGCTATTTCCAGTTCTTGCGCGAAGGCGCCGGTGGCGACTCCACCAGGATCTACATCACTGAAATCGACAAGGCCAGGCTCGAGGATCTGATCGCGTTCGAGCAAGGCCCGGCGGTTGTTGAACTCGAACATGAGCTTGAGCGGGCCATTGTCGTCAAGCCGCAGCAGGTGGCGTGCAATGTCATCACGATGAACTCCAGGGCCTTGCTGCAACTGGACGATGAAGAGTTCGAAGTGGCCTTGGTCTACCCTGAAGACGCGGACAGCAACGCAGCAAAGCATTCCGTGTATTCCGACATAGGCACCGCCATCCTTGGCTATCAGGAGGGAGACGCCATCGACTGGCGAATTGCTGACCGGACCCGCCGGATTGAGATCAAGAAAGTGCTTTACCAGCCGGAGGCTGCGGGCGACTTCCACCTGTAATTGCGCCTTTTCTCAGTAACGAATCACGCCAGACAGCGCGCCCGGCTTGGGTGCCTGACTTCTCCAGCGTGAACTGATAACCGAGACGGTTATCGGCGCGGGGGGTGAGATCGTGAAACCTACCCGCTGACGCCCACTTTTTGCAGAGTTGCGGAAACTGCCTGAAATGATACGGAAACGATTAGAGGTGTATTCCTGAACCCCAGAAACGCAAAAGCCCCGCAATAGCGGGGCTCTTGAGTAAATCTTGGCGGGAAACCAGGGATTCGAACCCTGGAGACGCTATTAACGTCCGCCGGTTTTCAAGACCGGTGCATTCAACCACTCTGCCAATTTCCCTTGTGCAACACAGGATTAGCGTAGCTCATCCTGCCTCAGCGGGCGCCATAATACCCGAATGAAACACACTGTCAAACTCTCGCCATAGCTTGTTACAGAGCGTCTGTTATGATCCTTGCGACTGAATGTTTCAAAACTGAAGGAGTGTCGCCATGCGCGAACAAAATTACGCAGTGAATGGAAACGCGCAGGCTGAGCAGCTAGAAGTTAGCCGCGTCCTGCGCAATACGTACGGCTTGCTCGCTCTCACCCTCGCGTTCAGCGGCGTGATGGCCTTCGTAGCCCAGCAAATGCGCGTCGGCTACCCGAATATCTTCGTCGTGCTGATCGGCTTCTACGGTCTGTTCTTCCTGACCAACAAGCTGCGCGACTCGGCCTGGGGCCTGGTGTCGGCGTTTGCCCTGACCGGTTTCATGGGCTTTATCCTCGGCCCGATCCTTAACCGTTACCTCGGCATGGCCGGCGGCGCGGAAGTGGTCAGCTCGGCATTTGCCATGACTGCCCTGGTATTTGGCGGCCTGTCGGCCTACGTGCTGATTTCCCGCAAGGACATGAGCTTCCTGGGTGGTTTCATCACCGCCGGTTTCTTCGTGTTACTGGCTGCGGTACTGGCAGGCATGTTCTTCCAGATCAGCGGCCTGCAACTGGCGATCAGCGCAGGTTTCGTGCTGTTCTCCTCGGCCTGCATCCTGTTCCAGACCAGCGCAATCATCCAGGGTGGCGAGCGTAACTACATCATGGCCACCATCAGCCTGTATGTATCGATCTACAACCTGTTTATCAGCCTGTTGCAGATCTTCGGCATCATGGGCCGCGACGACTGATCGCAGCCGCATGCAAAAAGCCCGCTTCGGCGGGCTTTTTGTTGCCTGCGGCTTTATCATTGCCACAGGTTTTGCCTTCAGAGTGTTCCATGAAGTTCGCGATTGCGCTTTTTTCCGCCGCCCATGCGCCCTCCTCGCGCCGTGCCTTGCTGTTCGCCCAGGCGGCGCTGGCGGGTGGGCATGAGATTGTGCGGCTGTTTTTTTATCAGGATGGCGTCTACAGCGCGTCCACCAACATTGTTGCGCCGCAGGACGAGCAGGATATTGCCCGTCAGTGGCGCGAGTTTGTCAGCGAGCATCAGCTTGATGGCGTGGTGTGCATCGCCGCGGCCCTGCGCCGTGGCGTGCTGAATGCCGAAGAGGCCACCCGTTATCAGCGCAGCGCGGTGAACCTGGACGCGCCTTGGGCATTGTCCGGGCTTGGGCAGTTGCATGACGCCGCCCAGTCCGCTGACCGTTTGATCTGCTTCGGAGGGCCGTGACATGTCGAAATCCTTGCTGGTGATCAGCCGACAGGCGCCGTGGTCCGGCCCCGGCGCCCGTGAAGCGCTGGATATCGTATTGGCTGGCGGCGCGTTTGATTTGCCGATTGGCCTGTTGTTTCTGGATGACGGCGTGTTTCAACTGGCCGCAAGCCAGGACGCCAGGGCCGTGCAACAGAAAGACCTGAGCGCCAACCTCCAGGCCCTGGAATTATTTGGCGTCGAAGAGGTGTTTGCCTGCAGCCATAGCCTCGCCGTGCGCGGGCTGGCCACCTCCGGCAACGCACAGCCGCTGAGCAGTGAACAAATTTCACAGATGATTGACCGTTACGACCAGGTGATTACCCTCTGATGTCGACCTTGCATGTGGTATCCCACTCGCCTTTTACCGACAGCCGGCTGGACAGCTGCCTGCGCCTCTGTGGCACCCAGGATGCGATCCTGCTGTGCGGCGACGGCGCCTACGCCCTGCAACCCGCCAGCGCGCCTTGCCAGGCCCTGCAGGCCAGGGGCGTGAAAGTGTTTGTACTGGCCGAAGACAGCCAGGCGCGTAACCTCGCCGTGCCTGAATGGGCCGGCAGTGTCGATTACCCGGCGTTCGTCCAGCTGTCGATCGACTATGACAAGGTCAACACCTGGCTATGAACACTTTGACCGTAGGTGAACGCACCCTCGAACTGGACAAGGACGGCTACCTCGTCGACCTGACCGAGTGGTCCAGCGACGTGGCCAACGCCCTCGCCACCGCCGAAGCGCTGGAGCTGACCCCGGAACACTGGGAAATCCTCGAACTGCTGCGCGGCTTTTATACCGAATTCCAGCTGTCGCCCGCCACCCGCCCGCTGATCAAGTACACCGCCTTGAAGCTGGGCCCGGAAAAGGGCAACAGCCTGCACCTCAACCGACTGTTCAAAGGCACTCCCGCCAAACTCGCCGCCAAGCTGGCGGGCCTGCCCAGGCCGACGAATTGCTTATGACTGATTTTGCCCCGTTGATCACTGAAACCCCTGCCGAACATCCGTTCGCGCCGTTCGTGCGCATCCTCGGCAAAGGCAAGCGCGGCGCCCGCAACCTCACCCGTGAGGAAGCCCGGGAAGCCATGGGCATGTTGCTGGACGAGAAGGTCGAAGACACCCAGCTCGGCGCCTTCCTCATGCTGCTGCGGCACAAGGAAGAAAGCCCGGAAGAACTCGCAGGCTTCACCGAAGCCGTGCGCGAGCGCCTGAATGCACCGTCGCTCAATGTGGATGTCGACTGGCCGACCTACGCCGGTAAAAAACGCCACCTGCCGTGGTACCTGCTGGCAGCCAAGTGCCTGGCACAGAACGGCGTGCGTATCCTGATGCACGGCGGCGGCGCGCATACGGCAGGCCGGCTCTACACCGAGCAGTTGCTGGATGGCTTGCAGATTCCGTTGTGCCGCAATTGGCAACAGGTGGAAGCGGCCCTTGAACAGGGCAACCTGGCGTTTATTCCCCTGGGGGACTGGGCGCCGCAACTGCAGCGCATGATCGACCTGCGCAACACCCTGGGCCTGCGCTCGCCGATCCATTCACTGGCGCGCATCCTCAACCCGTTGAGCGCCCGCTGCGGCCTGCAAAGCATCTTCCACCCGGGCTACCAGGGCGTACACCGCGATGCCAGCGGCCTGCTTGGCGACAACAGCATCGTGATCAAGGGCGACGGCGGCGAGATCGAGATCAACCCGGACACCATCAGCCACCTGTACGGCACTACCGGCGGCGAAAGCTGGGATGAAGAGTGGCCCGCCCTCTCCGCCCAGCGCCACGTCAAGCCTGCGGCCCTGGAGCCCGAGCATTTGAAGGCGCTATGGCGCGGTGAGGTGCAGGACAGCTACCCGCAACTGGCACTGATCGCCACCATGGCCCTGGCCTTGCGCGGCCTCGGCCACCCGCGGGAACAGGCGTTCGAACTGGCCCAGCAGTACTGGGATGCCCGGGACAAATCGATTTAGTCGATCATTACCCCCCAGCCTTTGCGCTTTTTGTTCGAACTCAGACCTTTAGACTGCACTCCAACGCTTATTAGCCAAGGAGTCAGTCATGGGTTTGCTGATCGAAGGACGCTGGCATGACCAGTGGTACGAAAGTAGCGCAGACGGCGCCTTCCAACGGGAGCAGGCGCAACGCCGCAACTGGGTGACCGCCGATGGTGAACCCGGCCCGACCGGCGAAGGCGGTTTCGCGGCTGAAGCCGGTCGCTACCATCTGTACGTATCCCTCGCCTGCCCCTGGGCGCACCGCACATTGATCCTGCGAAAGCTCAAAGGCTTGGAAAGCCTGATCGACGTGTCGGTGGTCAGTTGGCTGATGCTGGAAAACGGCTGGACCTTCGACAAGGCCCATGGCTCCAGCGGCGACAAGCTTGACGACTTCACCTTCATGCACCAACGCTACACCGCCGACACCGCCAGCTACACCGGGCGGGTCACAGTGCCGGTGTTGTGGGACAAGAAGCTCAAGCGGATTGTCAGCAATGAGTCGGCGGAGATTATTCGCATGTTCAACAGTGCGTTTAATGAACTGACCGGCAATCAACTGGATTTCTATCCCGAAGCCCAGCGCTCGACCATTGATGCACTGAACGATCGAATTTATCCCGCCGTGAACAACGGTGTGTACCGCGCAGGCTTTGCCACGTCACAAAAGGCTTATGAGGCCGCATTTGATGATGTGTTTGCCGAACTGGATCACCTTGAGCAGCACTTGGGTGAGCATCGTTACCTGGCGGGAGAATACCTGACTGAAGCCGATGTAAGGCTTTTCACCACGGCGATTCGGTTTGATGCGGTGTACTACAGCCACTTCAAATGCAACCTGCGACGGATTGCGGATTATCCGAACCTGTCGAACTGGCTAAGGGAGTTGTATCAGTGGCCGGGGATTGC from Pseudomonas sp. NC02 encodes:
- a CDS encoding glutathione S-transferase family protein, which gives rise to MGLLIEGRWHDQWYESSADGAFQREQAQRRNWVTADGEPGPTGEGGFAAEAGRYHLYVSLACPWAHRTLILRKLKGLESLIDVSVVSWLMLENGWTFDKAHGSSGDKLDDFTFMHQRYTADTASYTGRVTVPVLWDKKLKRIVSNESAEIIRMFNSAFNELTGNQLDFYPEAQRSTIDALNDRIYPAVNNGVYRAGFATSQKAYEAAFDDVFAELDHLEQHLGEHRYLAGEYLTEADVRLFTTAIRFDAVYYSHFKCNLRRIADYPNLSNWLRELYQWPGIAETVDFAHIKGHYYASHRTINPTGIVPKGPLQTFEAEHDRARLSGKGILS
- a CDS encoding Bax inhibitor-1/YccA family protein → MREQNYAVNGNAQAEQLEVSRVLRNTYGLLALTLAFSGVMAFVAQQMRVGYPNIFVVLIGFYGLFFLTNKLRDSAWGLVSAFALTGFMGFILGPILNRYLGMAGGAEVVSSAFAMTALVFGGLSAYVLISRKDMSFLGGFITAGFFVLLAAVLAGMFFQISGLQLAISAGFVLFSSACILFQTSAIIQGGERNYIMATISLYVSIYNLFISLLQIFGIMGRDD
- the tusD gene encoding sulfurtransferase complex subunit TusD, translating into MKFAIALFSAAHAPSSRRALLFAQAALAGGHEIVRLFFYQDGVYSASTNIVAPQDEQDIARQWREFVSEHQLDGVVCIAAALRRGVLNAEEATRYQRSAVNLDAPWALSGLGQLHDAAQSADRLICFGGP
- a CDS encoding bifunctional GNAT family N-acetyltransferase/nucleoside diphosphate kinase regulator: MNKPFISLCPEITRAHALTLVDWLEDERITCYLSDSRHVSRSIEQVIDRTQLPILTHLFNQGGRFFMAYDRHDAPVGFVRLIKTGSNCEIVLVIGDSDKWGRNLGASTIREGMKLAFLDMRAEKLIAKIHPDNSRSLKAFLRSGFMLESETPTLTSFSMTAASYFQFLREGAGGDSTRIYITEIDKARLEDLIAFEQGPAVVELEHELERAIVVKPQQVACNVITMNSRALLQLDDEEFEVALVYPEDADSNAAKHSVYSDIGTAILGYQEGDAIDWRIADRTRRIEIKKVLYQPEAAGDFHL
- a CDS encoding TusE/DsrC/DsvC family sulfur relay protein, which produces MNTLTVGERTLELDKDGYLVDLTEWSSDVANALATAEALELTPEHWEILELLRGFYTEFQLSPATRPLIKYTALKLGPEKGNSLHLNRLFKGTPAKLAAKLAGLPRPTNCL
- the tusC gene encoding sulfurtransferase complex subunit TusC; its protein translation is MSKSLLVISRQAPWSGPGAREALDIVLAGGAFDLPIGLLFLDDGVFQLAASQDARAVQQKDLSANLQALELFGVEEVFACSHSLAVRGLATSGNAQPLSSEQISQMIDRYDQVITL
- a CDS encoding OprD family porin, producing MKKRQPLLQLNTLAVALAFALPAMSYASDQSDSKGFVADSSLNILNRNLFWNQNGNGAHTRDWSQALMATYSSGFTQGTIGIGIDAFADLALRIDGDTDRAGGPNIPSDANGNPDHGFAKAGGDVKFRISNTTLKVGDLQPTSPVFATADNYLMPQTATGFQIDSHEITGLNLEAGHYTSGTGTTTTSRSGDILASYAGVEASSASFAGGKYQFSKEFTASLYGAHLEDVWNQYYVNLNLVHPLTDDQSVALDFNLYRTLDDGSAKAGTIDTTAASLAAAYTLGAQTFTLAGQKVHGDEPFDYVGFGETNAGVGAGRYGNSINLADSVQYSDFNGPGERSWQMRYDLDMGAFGAPGLSFMARHIRGAGIDGTHTPGNSAYTGFYGANDQEHETDAEVKYVVQSGPAKKLSFRLREAWHDGDASTGGHLVQTRLITEYPLNIF
- a CDS encoding Hsp20 family protein, which produces MATTLSLAPLFRQSVGFDRFNDLFESALRSEAPNTYPPHNVEKHGDDEYRIVIAVAGLTEADLDIQVEKGVLTVVGDKRETEKAVTYLHQGIAQRAFRLSFRLADHIEVRGASMNNGLLSIDLLRVVPEEAKPKRITIGSGKEPELRQVSLQ
- a CDS encoding glycosyl transferase family protein encodes the protein MTDFAPLITETPAEHPFAPFVRILGKGKRGARNLTREEAREAMGMLLDEKVEDTQLGAFLMLLRHKEESPEELAGFTEAVRERLNAPSLNVDVDWPTYAGKKRHLPWYLLAAKCLAQNGVRILMHGGGAHTAGRLYTEQLLDGLQIPLCRNWQQVEAALEQGNLAFIPLGDWAPQLQRMIDLRNTLGLRSPIHSLARILNPLSARCGLQSIFHPGYQGVHRDASGLLGDNSIVIKGDGGEIEINPDTISHLYGTTGGESWDEEWPALSAQRHVKPAALEPEHLKALWRGEVQDSYPQLALIATMALALRGLGHPREQAFELAQQYWDARDKSI
- the tusB gene encoding sulfurtransferase complex subunit TusB; this encodes MSTLHVVSHSPFTDSRLDSCLRLCGTQDAILLCGDGAYALQPASAPCQALQARGVKVFVLAEDSQARNLAVPEWAGSVDYPAFVQLSIDYDKVNTWL